In Lolium rigidum isolate FL_2022 chromosome 3, APGP_CSIRO_Lrig_0.1, whole genome shotgun sequence, the genomic window GATTGTTTTACTGCGGGGGCGAGGCGGCCTTACTGGCTAGGGAGAGCGCGCGGGAGGTAGAACTCGGCAGGCAACAGGAGCGCTTTCTTCCCGGACCATCTCGACAGGAGCACGGGGCGGTGGAAACTGCCGATCAGGTCGCCACCACACGTTGAAGGGTTGGGAGCGGAGCACGGGGCGGCGCCGGAGATAGGTTCATGGAGCGGCGGCCAGGATCTGATTCGATCTGATTTCGAGGAGTAACGATTTGCTGGCGTTTGTCCCCACCCGACTCCCCCCATCACcacttcttcggttcttcctCAACGCGAACAACTCGCCTCTCGTAGAACTCTGGATTGATTCGTCTCCCTGCCGGTCTCCTATTGAAGTagttcctctccttcttctccgtccAAGCCATGGCCAAAATACATTGAACTGAGCCGACGGATCTGACAGTAACGATGATTAGCTCAAGGGCTGCGCTCGTTCGTGTCTTTCTTTCTGCCTCTTGTAGAAGAAACAATCGTTCTTTCTAGAAATTGGATGCCGCCGAGCTACGCACGTACAGTATATAGCAGATTTAGATCGGATCGAACTCTGCTTGAGGTCAACGCGCGTTGCCGGGACTACGTTCTGGCGAGCTCAGTTTTTATTTCCGTTCAAAGGAAAACGATTCGGGGAACTTGCCGGTGGCAGGACATGTAATTTAAACGAAAATTAGGGGTAgtaaaaaacggaccaacaagaacctcttttgcttttattattatatAGGTATAGAATAACAGCAGGAAGATGATGCTAAAATTATAACATACACAAAGTTGCAGATGTGGCACATTCCTTCCTTCACTtattttgtcttctagctcctttCTAGCAGGTTCTTTCTAGGTGCCAGATGACGTTCACTtcaacttgatcaccatcaactTCTCTTTTTTGACTCCTAATTCTAAGACGGCGCTCTAGACGTTCTTCACTCCTAATTCTACGGCTGCAGTCTAGACAGAATTTCAAATTCTTGTCCTCTTCTTGGCTGTCACAGGTTGTGATTACTCTTAGGTCCACCTCTATCTGGAGGTCGAAATGTCCAAGATATGGCAATGCAATCATGTGTGGTTCCAGTGGAAGAATGCACGTGGAACCACAGGGCGAGGACAAGCTCTTTCCTCGTTCACAACTCGAAGAGATGGACGCTTTTGCTCCCATAGTCAATGGCAATTGACTTGACGCTACCATACACAGCGCGGCTTTTCGAACCGAGGTCTTTGAGGTTCAACTCGACCTCAACATGGGTCTCAATGGCTTCCGGAATCACCAAGTATGTGACCTCCAACTTGCGGCCAAGGCCTCCATAGATGGTTTGTGTGAATTCCTCAACCTCTTCAGGCCAAGCAACATCCCACCTTTTGAAAATACGACCGGTAGAAGACCCCTCATCATCGTCGGCTGTGAAAACCTCCAAGCCCAAGGTGGAGTAAGCCTCTAGCATCCTATATGGTCCAGTGAGTACCAAATCCATTCCTTCCTACACATGAAAGCATGAATGTGAAGGGTTCTAATTTATTACAATATATAAAGTATGTAAAGAGGCATAAAGCATGTAGTAGATATAACATACAGTAGCTAGTGTATACCTCTTGTACTTCCCCCTCAAGTGCCCTATAGATGTTTGTATATTGGTTCCAGTCCAATGCGTTGATATGGCTGATACGGAAGTTTGCACGAATGGCTAACAATTGCACCACACGTAAACATGACACAATTTCACGACCGATATCCTCCAATGCAAATGTAGCATCATCCTCACCTCCGGCACCATCCTCACCTCCGGCACCATCCTCACCCCCGGCACCATCCTCACCCCCGGCACCATCCTCACCCCCGGCACCATCCTCACCTCCGTCACCATCCTGATCGGCAGTGTTAAGAAACCATCCATCAAACTTGAGTTTGGTTCCATAAATGTTCCAATCGCACACTTCACTCATCGGCTGATTGTTGTCACCCTCAAGCGAGGGGAAAAAAAAAGATATTAGCAAATAGGATATGTCACTATAGAATGTAATCAATCGCCACACAATTGGGACTGGCAATAGGCATATCTATAGTACAAACAACAATATGGCGAAGATTTACCACCATTACCTGTTTTACTTCTACATTCCACAAACAGTGAACAGCAACAAAATCAATCACGCCAGCAGCAACGTATTGTAGAACAGGCTGCCCCCCACCCTGGGAAAAAAAAGACGAGGTGAGCATATGGAAAAATCTCCCAAGACAAAAAAGAGGGACAAACGGGACTTACTGCTTCCTCTTTAGAAGCCATGACAACAATTGCTGAACCCCTGTTCCTTGATTTTTTTGGTCCTGATCACAATGTCTTCAACCTTGCCGAATTGCTTAAAGATGTCCTCCAACTTTGCAGCAGTATAGTAATCTGCTCCACCTTCCCATGAAACCTTCAAATAATTCCCCTTGTCAATTTTTACTCCGTTCTCTCGAGTCCCACCCTTCTTGTCTCCATGTGCCTAAAATGAAAAGGAAATAACAAAGTTATGGTCAGTACCGAAGTTCATAATACAAATCGACAAATATCATACAATTTGCAAATAGGCATGTATTATCTTAAATTTTACTTTGGCAGTAAGGCAGAGAAACAGGAAGGCAAGATGTTTGATGCTGAATAATTTAGACATGGTCACATTGATACTGTGGATGATGAAATACTTTTCCTGATCCTGACTTCGTTTTGTATGCTAACCCACAAATTAGGCAAAGCTATTGGATGATGAATTAGTATGTACTCAGCGCCACAAGTGGTCAGTTAGTACATATACTGTTCCACCTTCGTCTGTACGGCTACAATCAATGTTGTCCAACCTATCCCCTCTGATCAACTATCACACTTCAGCAATAAACCTATCCCCTCTGAGCAATTATCACACTTCCGTGGATGATGAAATGCTTTTCCTGATCCCGTTTTTTATGTTAACCCACAAATTAGACAAAGCTATTGGATAATGAAGTAGTACGTACTCAACACCAAAGTGGTCAGTTACGTACTATTCCACATTCGTCTGTACGGCTATAATGTTGCAAAACTATCCCCTCTGATCAACTATCATACTTCAGCAATAAACCTATCCCCTGTGATCAACTATCATACTTCAGCAATAAACCTATCCCCTCTGATCAACTATCATACTTCAGCAATAAACCTATCCCCTCCGATCAATATATTAGACCAAGCTATTGTACGTGGACGGCAAGATGTTTTATGCTGAATAATTTAGACATGGTCACATTGATACTGTGGATGATGAGATACTTTTCCTGATCCCGACTTCGTTTTGTATGCTAACCCACAAATTAGACAAAGCTATTGGATGATGAATTAGTATGTACTCAACGCCACAAGTGGTCAGTTACATACTGTTCCACTTTCGTCTGTACAGCTACAATGTTGCGAAACCTATCCCCTGGCTCTGATCAACTATCACACTTCAGCAATAAACCTATCCAACTATCACACTTGGCAATAATTCAGAAGTAAGCTAGCCAAGGTGCATCATCCTATCTATCTTTCAGATCTAAAGGAGAAATTCCCCAACATTCATCACCCCATAAGGCAGTAGTAGTAAGGGTCGGCGCGTCGAGGGCGGCTAACCCTAGAACGCGCGCGCGGAGACCTGCGCGGCGCGCGGGAGGGAAGAAGCCGAGGCGGCGGTGGGGGCAGCGGTAGGGCTGGattgggagggcggcggcgctaaAGACCCTCGGCGGCTGGAGGCGGTGGACGACCGTGGGACGACCGGATTGGGGTGTGGTTGAAGTTGAACCCAaaacggaggggaaggcggtagcGCGTTCGCCGCAAACCGACCAGAACGGGGCGGCTGATGGTACGCGAAGTTGAGGTTCCGTGGTGTTTCAAAGTTCGGATCACATTTGGAGTCCGCCCGTGTTTGAAACAAATTTACCCACACGATTTTATagagaaaataatatttttgcaAATATTTGTATCTGTTTGTAAGCATATAATTTAAAGTCGTTTTTTTCTAATCATACACATTAGAGATCCttctaaacaaaacaaaaaaacccgACGTACATTGTTGGTATTGTATTTGAAAGAGGAATAATCAAAACACCACAAATTTTACAACTGTGTTTCGATATTGGTCAGTTTCTCGTGCCACTAAGCCTTATTTTTGTCTCTTTTACTGCAAAAAATTCTTTAATGAAACACATTTGAAGTCTGGCCGTGTTTGAGACAAATTTAGTCAAGCCATCTTATAGAGAATTATATTTTGCAATTATTTTTATTCTGATTTGTAAGTATATTAATTTCAAATCCAACTCATATGTTTTTTTCTAAACATACACGTTACAAATCCTTCTAAACAAAAAGATCCTGACGTGCATTGTTGGTATTGTATTTGAAAGAGGAACAATCAAAACACCGCAAAATTCAGAACTGTGTTTGGATATTGGTGAGTTCCTTTTGCCAatgttgagtttttttttttgaaatttaaaacacctTCTCATTAATAATAGCcatcaagccgcctcattaaaaaccttccagccccttaggtaccctggtaaggaaaagagtgcgaaaAGAAACTTGCTGGCTTCAAATATTACGGAATGGAGGGTCGTCAAGCCATACAATCGACTCAGCACCCCCTGAATGTCTAGCTAGCTCATGTGCAgccatattagagcatctccagccgcgtctcccaaagcgttccccaaaccgcgccggattgagcgtttggggacgtgttttgttcgtgccgcgtttgggggacgtcgctccccagccgcgtcccccaaacgccgcccccaaacatttaaaatacttctttttaacacagaaccatttatcaaatatagcatatgaataaaaatgtttgcgaggattattttcaaattaaattacaacaaacaataaaacaagtaaacgaaTATAATAAATATGGCTAGATGCTAGATCAAGgttccacggtatttcctttgatcctccacaaatgctcagagatcagcttgaagttgttcatgaacattgctgtcacggatctctacgtgcatggcgagaaaatcagcaaaatctgcaggcaactcatgatcaacctccgcaagagggccttcacactcatagggaccaacatgtgacctagcatgattcttgcggtcatcctcgatgatcatgttgtgcatgatcacacaagcctgcatcacctcccacatttggtcgtgagaccagcttagagcagggtaccggacaatggcaaattgtgcttgaagcacaccaaatgcccgctcgacatccttcctgcaagcctcttgtcgcgtagcaaagtggaaATTCTTCAgatctgatggattcgagattgttttgacaaaagtggcccattttggatatatatcatcggctagataatagcctttggtatattcgtggccattgatctcatagttgcatggtggagcatgctcttccactagtctgctgaacaccggagactgctgcaacacgttgttggagatatgcccaagaggcaataataaattagttattgttatatcttattgtttatgataaatgtttgcatgccatgctataattgtattaaccgaaacattgatacatgtgtgttatgtaaacaacaaggagtccctagtaagcctcttgtataactagcttgttgattaatggatgatcatggtttcgtgatcatgaacattggatgttattaataacaaggttatgtcattagttgaatgatataatggacacacacccaaataagcgtagcataagatcaagtcattaagttcaaaatgctataagctttcgatacatagttgtcttagtccttcgaccatgagatcatgtaaatcacttacaccggaagggtactttgattacatcaaacgccattgcgtaaatgggtggttataaagatgggattaagtattcggaaagtgtgagttgaggcatatggatcaatagtggaatttgtccatcctgatgacggatagatatactctgggccctctcggtggaatgtcatccgattagcttgcaagcatatgaatggttcataagagatcacataccactgatgcgagtaaagagtacttgtcggtaacgaggttgaacaaggtatagagataccgatgatcgaacctcggacaagtaaaatatcgcgagacaaagggaattggcatcgtatgtaattggttcaatcgatcactaagtcatcgttgaatatgtgggagccattatggatctccggatcccgctcatcggttattgctcggagaggagtctcgaccatgtctacattgttcacgaaccgtagggtgacgcgcttaaggttcgatgtcgcataggtagattcggaatatgagatggagaccgaatgttgttcggagtctcggataggatccaagacatcacgaggaggaccggaattgttcggaagaattctcgctgttttgtatttcaagaaaagttgttcggaaacattctcggaattggacgaaataaaaacagaagttcTTATTTTTCACGTCAcgcagacggagtccaaaggggagaaggAGAAGAGCCGGGGgtgggccacaccacaggccggcgcgggccccccgggccgcgccgggtgtggtgtgggcccaccgagcgccgacactagatgggttttgtgaaaccctaaccctagttcccgACTATATATAGTGGGATAGTTTGGCCGGCCAAAGCTGCTCCGTTcgcaaccctaatttgccacctctcctccctcccagtttctcctgctccggcttaggcgaagccctgcaggaattcttctccaccaccaccaccacgccgttgtgctgctgggattccgtggagatctaccacacctccgctgcccgctggaacggggagaggaaggagcttcatcgacatcgtacgcgcgaccgagtacggaagtgctgccggattgcagcactggggatgatcgtctacatcaacaacgagatctaatctcgtaggctttggaaatcttcgagggttagtctcatatcaatctcgttgcttcgatcttcatagattagatcttggctttcctagattggatcttggatttattcgtcttgcggtaggaaattttttgttttctatgctacgaaccccaacgagtggtatcgagccatgtctatgcatagatgctgttgcacgagtagaacacaatggttttgtgggcgttgatgctcttgttgctttagtttgtgtactttgcatcttgcgggatggtgggatgaagcggcccgggctaactttacatgaccgcgtctcatgagacttgctccacgcttgacatgcaacttgtattgcataagtggctttgcgggtgtctgtctctcccaccatagtgaagatccaatttactctttctattgacaacactagtatcaccgttgtgg contains:
- the LOC124694575 gene encoding uncharacterized protein LOC124694575; protein product: MASKEEAGGGQPVLQYVAAGVIDFVAVHCLWNVEVKQGDNNQPMSEVCDWNIYGTKLKFDGWFLNTADQDGDGGEDGAGGEDGAGGEDGAGGEDGAGGEDGAGGEDDATFALEDIGREIVSCLRVVQLLAIRANFRISHINALDWNQYTNIYRALEGEVQEEGMDLVLTGPYRMLEAYSTLGLEVFTADDDEGSSTGRIFKRWDVAWPEEVEEFTQTIYGGLGRKLEVTYLVIPEAIETHVEVELNLKDLGSKSRAVYGSVKSIAIDYGSKSVHLFEL